The Dendropsophus ebraccatus isolate aDenEbr1 chromosome 10, aDenEbr1.pat, whole genome shotgun sequence genome has a segment encoding these proteins:
- the LOC138766545 gene encoding olfactory receptor 6C1-like, with the protein MQRNQTSVRYFIIKGISDDPYLQLLIFLLVLLIYLTTISGNLTILIACRDPRLHTPMYFFLGNLSILDICFSTVSLHKILIIFISQDNRVSFLACMMQMYMFGSLEGLELSILTAMSYDRYVAICKPLQYPLLMNTRTCVILAAACWILGFLQVFPPFWIVYNFTCYFSNEINHFFCDIIPMIRISCDDTTFVEMLFFIEGIFPIILTPFLLTFVSYIFIIHAILRIRTTSGRLKTFYTCSSHLTVVILLYTTLFGQYLTPNVSSTLESKKLFALFNTAAVPLLNPVIYSLKNKDVKRALKKRV; encoded by the coding sequence ATGCAAAGAAACCAGACATCAGTCAGATATTTCATCATTAAGGGGATATCGGATGACCCCTACTTGCAGCTTCTGATCTTCCTTCTGGTTCTCCTGATTTATCTCACCACCATATCTGGTAACTTGACCATTCTCATTGCTTGTAGGGACCCTCGTCTCCACACTCCCATGTATTTCTTCTTGGGTAACTTGTCCATACTAGACATTTGTTTTTCTACAGTTTCCTTGCACAAGATCCTTATAATCTTCATCTCTCAAGATAATAGGGTTTCCTTTCTTGCTTGCATGATGCAGATGTACATGTTTGGATCATTGGAAGGTCTTGAGCTCTCGATATTGACCGCCATGAGTTATGACCGGTATGTGGCCATCTGTAAGCCTTTACAATACCCTCTGCTTATGAATACTAGAACGTGTGTAATATTGGCTGCTGCCTGTTGGATTTTAGGATTTCTGCAAGTATTTCCTCCTTTTTGGATTGTATATAACTTTACTTGCTATTTCTCTAATGAGATCAACCACTTCTTCTGTGACATAATCCCTATGATAAGAATTTCTTGTGATGACACCACTTTTGTGGAAATGCTCTTCTTTATAGAGGGAATTTTCCCCATAATCCTGACCCCATTTCTCCTAACCTTTGTGTCTTACATATTTATAATACATGCCATACTAAGGATACGGACCACCTCTGGAAGACTCAAGACCTTCTACACATGTTCCTCACACCTCACGGTAGTCATATTACTGTACACAACACTTTTTGGCCAATATCTGACCCCGAATGTAAGTAGCACTTTGGAGTCAAAAAAACTTTTTGCGTTATTTAACACGGCCGCTGTTCCTTTGCTCAATCCAGTGATCTACAGTCTTAAGAATAAAGATGTGAAAAGAGCTTTGAAGAAAAGAGTTTAG